One segment of Sinorhizobium sp. BG8 DNA contains the following:
- a CDS encoding type I secretion system permease/ATPase, translating to MRDTVQNETRSKSQNLGIGEQKNSGLLILQAKRVFLSGLLYAASLSVCLNILQLTMPLFMLQVHDRVLNSQSLDTLVMLTVLAIGALVVLGILEYIRALSFQAIGGALVRRLNMPVLAAAVQASVDQGLSRATQSLRDIAELRSFLTSSAVSAPLDAAWSPIFLGALFLLHPLFGLIGAVSVALLLCGGLVTDMLTRQLTKEANQTNVEALSKIGASLRHAEAIESMGMLPALASRWRALQLQSLGAFETSGSRSKAMSSITRSLRYSIQIVTLAAGAFLVLEQAITPGAMMASSILVGRLLIPFDTIIDNWRQWVLAIAGWRRLEATLKADLAIRQTMPTPHSSGDIVIDKLVYAAPGVDVPIIKGISFSLSPGEVLGVIGPSAAGKSTLARLLVGILRPTSGGVFLDGNNTFLWERSSFGQVVGYLPQSVSLLEGTIRENIGRMADSDPYKILEAARLADVHEMIGRLPLGYDTPVGDGHLTLSGGQRQRIALARCLYNRPRLIVLDEPNANLDSIGERALIRAIQHAREDGAMVIIIAHRPAIMQVADKLLVLENGRITQFGPRADVVPATLPGEPRREVTAI from the coding sequence ATGCGTGATACTGTTCAAAACGAGACAAGAAGCAAGAGTCAAAATTTGGGTATCGGAGAACAAAAAAACTCCGGGTTACTCATCTTGCAAGCGAAGCGTGTATTCTTGTCCGGCTTGCTATATGCTGCCTCACTCAGCGTATGCCTGAACATACTGCAACTCACGATGCCTTTATTCATGCTGCAAGTGCATGACCGGGTGCTCAATAGTCAGAGCTTGGACACGCTTGTCATGCTGACCGTGCTTGCGATCGGCGCCCTCGTGGTTCTCGGCATCCTGGAGTACATCAGAGCCCTCTCTTTCCAGGCAATCGGGGGCGCGCTCGTGCGCCGCCTGAACATGCCGGTCCTGGCCGCCGCCGTTCAGGCTTCGGTCGACCAGGGCCTGTCGCGCGCGACCCAGTCGCTTCGGGATATTGCGGAGTTGAGAAGCTTCCTGACCTCTTCAGCGGTGAGCGCGCCGCTCGATGCGGCCTGGTCGCCGATCTTCCTCGGTGCCCTTTTCCTCTTGCACCCGCTTTTCGGCCTCATCGGAGCCGTCTCCGTAGCGCTCCTGCTTTGCGGCGGCCTGGTGACCGACATGTTGACGCGTCAACTGACCAAGGAAGCGAATCAGACGAACGTCGAAGCCTTGTCCAAGATTGGCGCATCCCTGCGCCATGCGGAGGCGATCGAGTCCATGGGAATGCTGCCGGCCCTGGCCAGCCGTTGGCGCGCCCTGCAGCTGCAATCCCTCGGCGCCTTTGAAACGAGTGGAAGCAGGAGCAAGGCGATGTCATCCATCACCCGCAGCCTGCGCTATTCCATCCAGATCGTCACCCTGGCCGCCGGGGCGTTCCTCGTCCTGGAGCAGGCAATCACGCCCGGCGCGATGATGGCATCGAGTATTCTCGTCGGACGCCTCCTGATCCCCTTTGACACGATCATCGACAACTGGCGGCAATGGGTTCTCGCGATCGCAGGCTGGCGTCGACTTGAGGCCACTCTCAAGGCGGACCTTGCAATCCGCCAGACGATGCCGACGCCGCATTCGTCGGGCGACATCGTGATCGACAAGCTGGTTTACGCGGCCCCGGGCGTTGACGTGCCGATCATCAAGGGTATCTCGTTTTCCCTCTCCCCGGGCGAGGTGCTCGGCGTGATCGGCCCGTCGGCCGCCGGCAAGTCGACGCTCGCGCGTCTGCTGGTCGGGATACTGCGGCCCACGTCCGGTGGCGTCTTCCTCGACGGCAACAACACCTTTCTCTGGGAGCGCAGCTCGTTCGGCCAGGTAGTCGGATATCTTCCGCAATCGGTCTCGCTGCTGGAAGGCACGATCCGCGAAAACATCGGGCGAATGGCGGACAGCGATCCGTACAAGATACTGGAGGCGGCCCGGCTGGCCGACGTTCACGAGATGATCGGACGCCTGCCGCTCGGGTACGACACGCCCGTCGGCGACGGACATCTCACCCTCTCCGGTGGGCAGCGGCAGCGCATAGCGCTGGCTCGCTGCCTCTACAACCGGCCCCGCCTCATCGTGCTCGACGAGCCGAACGCAAACCTGGACTCGATTGGCGAGCGGGCCCTCATCCGGGCGATCCAGCATGCGCGTGAGGACGGCGCCATGGTCATCATCATCGCGCACCGGCCGGCCATCATGCAGGTCGCCGACAAGCTGCTCGTGCTCGAGAATGGCCGCATCACCCAATTCGGTCCACGCGCTGACGTGGTCCCAGCCACATTGCCCGGCGAACCGCGCCGCGAGGTAACCGCGATATGA
- a CDS encoding HlyD family type I secretion periplasmic adaptor subunit produces the protein MTEKKTLAVRPDVAENAVRRHHPIYLGSGHPDLEHEQFDNRSPLRRLVIAGLATVMVSFGGFFAWAFSTELSSATVANGTVIVDSKRKTVSHFEGGVMSRLLVQEGDKVSAGQPLIELEDTRARSSLQSLQSRRIGLIAKLARLKAEQADAPQIDFPDDFEGTRNLAIDDSVKAETIFFEKRREAKIGRVDVQKKTIEEYLEQAKSLGIQIQATDRQIGLINEHRTVIATLVEKGAASRTQLIEVESKLSELARERSELVGDKAQAEKAGAGAQLALTGIESEFQSTIAGEITTARVELADVEEQITASKDVLRRLEIRSPQDGIISDIFLRTPGSAVTAGQALLEIVPENEPLLIEMRVNPRDIDSIAVGSHTQIRLTAYNQRSRLPMEGAITYVAADQSVDEKSNSAYFVARARIDAASLAASPDVRLYPGMPAEVLIIHKPRLAIDYLTSPVVESFNRAFRED, from the coding sequence ATGACCGAGAAGAAGACCCTTGCGGTTCGCCCCGACGTTGCCGAAAACGCCGTGCGGCGACACCATCCGATTTATCTGGGCTCCGGCCACCCGGATCTGGAACACGAACAGTTCGATAACCGTTCGCCGCTCCGCCGACTTGTCATAGCGGGGCTTGCCACGGTCATGGTGTCCTTCGGCGGTTTTTTTGCCTGGGCGTTTTCGACCGAACTCAGCAGCGCGACGGTCGCCAACGGCACCGTGATCGTCGATTCGAAGCGCAAGACCGTCAGCCATTTTGAGGGCGGCGTGATGAGCCGCCTCCTCGTACAGGAGGGCGACAAGGTATCCGCCGGCCAGCCCCTGATTGAGTTGGAGGACACCCGAGCCCGTTCCAGCCTGCAGTCGCTCCAAAGCCGGCGCATCGGCCTGATCGCAAAACTGGCCAGATTGAAGGCCGAACAGGCTGACGCGCCGCAGATCGATTTTCCAGACGATTTCGAAGGCACCCGGAACCTTGCGATCGACGACTCCGTCAAGGCAGAGACAATCTTCTTCGAAAAGCGGCGCGAGGCCAAGATCGGACGGGTAGACGTCCAGAAGAAGACCATCGAGGAATATCTCGAACAGGCGAAGTCTCTCGGCATTCAGATCCAGGCGACCGACCGGCAGATCGGCCTCATCAACGAGCATCGGACGGTGATAGCGACGCTGGTAGAGAAAGGCGCCGCATCGCGCACGCAGCTCATCGAGGTCGAATCCAAGCTCAGCGAGCTTGCGAGGGAACGGAGCGAACTCGTCGGCGACAAGGCCCAGGCAGAAAAGGCCGGCGCCGGGGCGCAGCTTGCACTGACCGGAATCGAAAGCGAGTTTCAGTCGACGATTGCCGGCGAAATCACAACGGCACGCGTCGAACTCGCGGATGTTGAAGAGCAGATCACCGCCTCGAAGGATGTGTTGCGGCGCCTTGAGATCCGCTCTCCGCAGGACGGCATCATCAGTGACATCTTCCTGCGCACCCCCGGCAGCGCGGTCACGGCCGGCCAGGCGCTGCTCGAGATTGTTCCGGAAAATGAGCCACTCCTGATCGAGATGCGCGTCAATCCTCGTGACATCGACAGCATCGCCGTCGGTTCCCACACGCAAATCCGGTTGACGGCCTACAATCAGCGTTCCCGCCTGCCTATGGAAGGCGCCATCACCTATGTCGCCGCCGACCAGTCTGTAGATGAGAAGTCGAACTCCGCATACTTCGTCGCACGCGCCAGGATCGATGCGGCCTCGCTCGCGGCCAGCCCAGATGTGCGCCTCTATCCCGGCATGCCCGCGGAGGTGCTGATCATCCACAAACCGCGCCTTGCAATTGACTACCTCACCTCTCCAGTCGTCGAGAGCTTCAACCGCGCCTTCCGGGAAGATTGA
- a CDS encoding calcium-binding protein, producing the protein MATLEGGAYDDALFGSRFNDFIRAHGGDDFVSGGNGHDLMFGEDGDDIMFGGKGNDTLFGGEGNDLLNGENGDDTLVGGWGDDLLYGDKGNDILLGGHGSDLLSGGKGNDVLYGGDGDDLIDGGAGNDVMAGGAGHDIFVFDGGGGNDVILDFTPGEDLLQISKDINGLDVSSPEDVASRVTQVGGNVVVDLGHGDTLTLVDVDADDIQANPENYFTVH; encoded by the coding sequence ATGGCCACTTTGGAAGGCGGCGCATATGACGACGCCCTGTTCGGCTCACGCTTCAACGACTTCATTCGCGCCCACGGGGGCGATGATTTCGTGAGCGGAGGCAACGGGCACGACCTCATGTTCGGTGAGGACGGTGACGACATCATGTTCGGCGGAAAGGGGAACGACACCCTGTTCGGCGGCGAAGGTAATGATCTGCTGAACGGCGAGAATGGTGACGACACCCTCGTCGGCGGCTGGGGCGACGATCTCCTGTACGGCGACAAGGGCAATGACATCCTGCTCGGCGGACATGGAAGCGATCTGTTGTCCGGCGGCAAGGGCAATGATGTGCTCTACGGCGGCGATGGCGACGACCTCATCGACGGCGGTGCTGGCAACGACGTCATGGCAGGTGGTGCCGGACACGACATCTTCGTCTTCGACGGCGGTGGCGGAAATGACGTCATTCTCGACTTCACCCCCGGCGAGGATCTCCTGCAGATCTCGAAGGACATCAACGGTCTCGACGTGTCTTCGCCCGAAGACGTCGCCTCGCGTGTCACGCAGGTCGGCGGCAATGTCGTCGTGGATCTCGGCCATGGCGATACGCTCACATTGGTTGACGTCGATGCAGACGACATCCAGGCCAATCCCGAGAACTACTTCACAGTTCACTGA
- a CDS encoding glycosyltransferase: MTLDESRNAAGDFRNAKIFRLGTDLAVLIWDLPPSPSAATRFTLSIDQPPVPLVSMLLPLENGRQRMFWAMRPSNRSERVDIRAEDGRTADTLVMQPAHTYAPVDVESLFADLAPEARIKFVNNLLTVWRSAFRISRDHLFSMVVEDALYALVPEPRSASIVCQVAQGRHLIETAINRDLGDITAIYAVGAASISRMSVSLVLGRNAKQGLQPCHFIGEAPFPSPPYLIVLLSKNGVAVRQLSDSRPRHPSLQSWWGKNRDAVELRELIVRSLASLPEAGSATAIDLQVRAPLATRQVAKSSMHPSGEVDLALALQDGLLAGGWFHAPSSALAGIDYVKEDGTAVPLDANSYEFPAWAQGKDEKSRTDVTGFVAWVPLAKSPGPLLQPRFQMRLASGAVTPLVPKLQPFEPAAQRNHVLRAVPPQHAIDGAFRTILAPALQDVERRLGKTIEVSSTKDYSLTRTAPLVSIVVPLYKVLDFLRFQLSGMATDPWLAENAEIIFVLDSPEFQDETEHLLGGLHLLHGLSMKLVVMNRNGGYARACNAGARFARGTILVMLNSDVVPCGPGWLQVLSRPLLESSTLGAIGPKLIFEDGSLQHAGLYFARDQRGIWLNHHFYKGMPGDYAPAQRARNVPGVTGACLVSRRETYEQVGGFTEDYVIGDYEDSDLCLKIRDLGLQIAYEPAACLYHFERRSIRRSQDYMRGVASQYNSWLHTQRWDDDITELMANQFGKDPDQPAVAGGRIRERNAA; the protein is encoded by the coding sequence GTGACGTTGGACGAATCGAGAAACGCCGCTGGCGATTTCAGGAATGCAAAGATCTTCCGGCTCGGTACTGACCTGGCCGTCCTGATCTGGGATCTCCCCCCATCCCCGTCAGCCGCGACACGGTTCACGTTGTCCATTGACCAGCCGCCGGTACCGCTCGTCAGCATGCTGCTGCCGCTGGAGAACGGCCGGCAACGCATGTTCTGGGCGATGCGGCCGTCAAATCGGTCGGAGCGTGTTGATATCCGCGCGGAAGACGGCCGGACCGCCGACACCCTCGTGATGCAGCCTGCGCACACATATGCACCTGTCGATGTGGAGTCGCTGTTTGCCGATCTCGCGCCGGAAGCCCGCATCAAGTTCGTCAACAACCTGCTGACCGTGTGGCGGAGCGCCTTCCGCATCTCCAGAGACCATCTCTTCAGCATGGTGGTTGAAGACGCCCTCTACGCGCTCGTACCCGAGCCGCGGTCCGCCAGCATCGTGTGTCAGGTTGCGCAAGGGCGCCACCTCATTGAGACGGCAATCAATCGGGATCTGGGCGACATCACCGCGATCTATGCGGTCGGTGCAGCGTCGATCTCGCGCATGTCCGTGAGCCTGGTCCTCGGACGCAACGCGAAACAGGGCTTGCAGCCGTGCCACTTCATCGGTGAGGCGCCGTTCCCTTCCCCTCCGTATCTGATCGTGCTCCTCAGCAAGAACGGCGTCGCCGTTCGTCAGCTTTCCGACAGCAGGCCGCGTCATCCCAGCCTCCAGAGCTGGTGGGGCAAGAACCGCGATGCGGTGGAACTGCGCGAGTTGATCGTGCGCAGTCTTGCGTCGTTGCCCGAAGCGGGATCGGCCACGGCCATCGACCTGCAAGTCCGGGCACCGCTGGCAACCCGCCAGGTCGCCAAGTCGTCCATGCATCCGTCCGGAGAGGTCGATCTCGCGCTTGCGCTCCAGGATGGTCTGCTGGCCGGCGGCTGGTTTCATGCGCCCTCATCCGCGCTCGCCGGTATCGACTACGTCAAGGAGGACGGCACAGCCGTACCACTCGACGCAAACAGCTACGAATTCCCCGCATGGGCACAGGGCAAGGACGAGAAAAGCAGGACCGATGTGACCGGCTTCGTCGCCTGGGTCCCGCTGGCAAAATCTCCGGGACCGCTCCTGCAGCCACGCTTCCAGATGCGCCTTGCCTCGGGAGCGGTAACCCCGTTGGTCCCGAAGCTCCAGCCTTTCGAGCCTGCGGCACAACGAAACCATGTCCTGCGCGCCGTGCCGCCGCAGCACGCAATCGACGGTGCCTTCCGCACGATCCTTGCCCCCGCCCTCCAGGACGTGGAACGGCGGTTGGGCAAAACCATAGAGGTCAGCTCTACGAAGGACTACAGCCTCACCAGGACTGCGCCCCTCGTTTCCATCGTCGTGCCCCTCTACAAGGTCCTCGACTTCCTGCGCTTCCAGTTGTCGGGGATGGCGACGGACCCATGGCTCGCCGAGAACGCGGAGATCATCTTTGTCCTTGATTCACCGGAGTTCCAGGACGAGACGGAGCACCTGCTGGGCGGCCTGCACCTTCTGCACGGGCTGTCGATGAAACTGGTCGTCATGAACCGCAACGGCGGCTACGCGCGAGCCTGCAATGCCGGCGCCCGTTTTGCGCGTGGCACCATCCTAGTGATGCTCAATTCGGATGTCGTGCCATGCGGCCCAGGCTGGCTCCAGGTGTTGTCGCGGCCGCTCCTGGAAAGCAGCACGCTGGGTGCAATCGGCCCCAAACTGATCTTTGAAGACGGATCGCTGCAGCATGCCGGGCTCTACTTCGCCCGCGACCAGCGCGGAATCTGGCTGAACCACCACTTCTACAAGGGCATGCCTGGCGACTACGCGCCAGCGCAACGTGCCCGTAACGTGCCGGGTGTGACCGGGGCTTGCCTTGTGAGCCGCAGGGAAACCTATGAGCAGGTTGGCGGCTTTACCGAGGACTACGTGATCGGCGACTACGAGGACAGCGACCTGTGTCTCAAGATTCGTGACCTGGGGCTCCAGATCGCCTACGAGCCGGCGGCCTGCCTCTATCATTTCGAGCGTCGCTCGATCCGCCGCAGTCAGGACTACATGCGCGGCGTCGCAAGCCAATACAATTCATGGCTTCACACACAGCGTTGGGATGACGACATCACCGAACTGATGGCGAACCAGTTCGGGAAAGACCCGGATCAGCCTGCTGTCGCGGGTGGCAGAATCCGGGAAAGGAATGCAGCATGA
- a CDS encoding class I SAM-dependent methyltransferase — MTQVALVQPSAPARLIDEDRVRWLLDSIRGNRFLPQPDSNNVFVGDGDFRAIGAEFLGHFIRIGGLREDSRVLDIGCGIGRMAVPLTQYLDPQAGRYDGIDPVEGGIDWCQRTITPVYPNFNFQRLDIAHELYNPGGKISGKTLALPFPDRHFDFVLMTSVITHLPPAEILAYLAEVRRILVPGGRLFMTAFVVDRIAAANENGRRDPRLAFRRYGESPCWFVPDQPPLAAVGFEDGFLDKALGRSGLSLALKSLGHWRGTNAAHHQDFIVAKRRGDGR; from the coding sequence ATGACGCAAGTGGCACTCGTACAGCCCTCCGCGCCGGCCCGGCTGATCGATGAAGATCGCGTTCGCTGGCTACTCGATTCCATTCGTGGCAACCGTTTTCTGCCGCAACCGGATTCGAACAACGTCTTCGTGGGAGATGGGGATTTTCGCGCTATCGGAGCGGAATTTCTCGGCCATTTCATTCGCATCGGCGGCCTGCGCGAAGATAGCCGCGTGCTCGACATTGGTTGCGGCATCGGCCGGATGGCGGTGCCGCTTACCCAGTATCTGGACCCGCAGGCTGGCCGCTACGATGGCATCGATCCGGTCGAGGGTGGCATCGACTGGTGCCAGCGGACGATCACGCCGGTCTATCCCAATTTCAACTTCCAGCGACTGGACATCGCACACGAGCTCTACAATCCGGGCGGCAAGATCAGCGGCAAAACCTTGGCGCTGCCTTTCCCGGATCGTCATTTCGACTTCGTCCTCATGACGTCCGTCATCACACATCTGCCGCCGGCCGAGATCCTCGCCTACCTCGCCGAGGTTCGCAGGATCCTGGTGCCCGGCGGCCGCCTGTTCATGACCGCGTTCGTGGTCGACAGGATCGCTGCGGCAAACGAGAACGGGCGGCGCGACCCGCGCCTGGCTTTCCGGCGCTATGGCGAAAGCCCGTGCTGGTTCGTACCCGACCAGCCGCCGCTCGCAGCGGTCGGCTTCGAGGATGGCTTCCTGGACAAGGCGCTCGGGAGGTCCGGTCTCTCGCTTGCCCTGAAGTCGCTTGGGCATTGGCGCGGCACGAACGCGGCCCACCATCAGGACTTCATCGTGGCCAAGCGCCGGGGAGACGGTCGATGA
- a CDS encoding glycosyltransferase family 4 protein, whose amino-acid sequence MSKRILVAAHNHPSLHPGGTEIFAHDLFRAYQRAGHEALFLGATNQIHREARPGTSFQGIGPAGDEVLLWSGHFDRFFMSQIDLYGVVPDVTELLRDFRPDVVHLHHLLLLGAEFPHIVRRTLPNCQIVMTLHDYYSICHHDGLMVRTGSKELCYQASPDRCHGCFKDIPLDRFTLRERHLKALLSTVDHFVSPSAFLKERYVQWGLAEDAISVIPNGIPTRNVSAQREMLEGGRPVFGYFGNLNPWKGATVLLEAARQLLADGIDFELRMHGGAPFQSKNFVEEIDLLFAETAPSVQRRGPYRREDIGDLVAAVDCTIVPSIWWENAPLVIQEAQAQGRPVIASNIGGMAEMVEHGVNGLTVPPNDARALASAMRHVLEQPNLLRQLSANTREPDDIDTTARRYLKLMEPAQVQAA is encoded by the coding sequence ATGAGCAAGCGCATCCTGGTCGCCGCCCACAACCATCCGTCCCTCCATCCGGGTGGCACGGAGATCTTCGCCCACGACCTGTTCCGCGCCTATCAGCGCGCGGGGCACGAGGCACTGTTTCTCGGAGCGACGAACCAGATCCATCGCGAGGCGCGGCCGGGCACGAGCTTTCAGGGCATCGGTCCGGCGGGGGACGAGGTCCTGCTGTGGTCCGGACACTTCGACCGCTTCTTCATGAGCCAGATCGACCTCTATGGCGTGGTGCCTGACGTGACGGAGCTGCTGCGCGATTTCCGGCCGGACGTGGTCCACCTCCATCACCTGCTTCTGCTTGGGGCCGAGTTTCCTCACATTGTCCGCCGCACCCTGCCTAACTGCCAGATCGTGATGACGCTCCATGACTATTACTCCATTTGCCATCACGATGGCCTCATGGTGCGGACCGGCAGCAAGGAGCTTTGCTACCAGGCCAGCCCGGACCGCTGCCATGGGTGTTTCAAGGACATTCCGCTCGATCGCTTTACCTTGCGCGAACGCCATCTGAAGGCCCTGCTGAGTACCGTCGATCACTTCGTTTCGCCGAGCGCCTTTCTAAAGGAGCGCTACGTGCAGTGGGGATTGGCGGAAGATGCGATCAGCGTCATTCCCAATGGCATCCCCACTCGAAACGTCAGTGCGCAAAGGGAGATGCTCGAGGGCGGACGACCGGTCTTCGGATACTTCGGAAATCTCAACCCCTGGAAAGGGGCGACCGTCCTGCTCGAGGCCGCGCGCCAGCTTCTGGCCGATGGCATCGACTTCGAGCTTCGCATGCACGGCGGCGCTCCGTTCCAGAGCAAGAATTTCGTCGAGGAAATAGATCTTCTCTTTGCCGAAACCGCGCCTTCCGTGCAGCGCCGGGGCCCCTATCGGCGCGAGGATATCGGCGACCTGGTGGCCGCGGTCGATTGCACCATCGTTCCCTCCATCTGGTGGGAGAACGCACCGCTGGTCATTCAGGAAGCCCAGGCGCAGGGGCGTCCCGTCATCGCCAGCAACATCGGCGGAATGGCCGAAATGGTCGAGCACGGCGTCAACGGCCTGACGGTTCCGCCCAATGATGCCCGCGCGCTCGCCTCGGCGATGCGCCACGTACTGGAACAACCGAACCTGCTGCGTCAGCTCTCCGCGAACACTCGCGAGCCCGATGACATAGACACGACCGCCCGCCGCTACCTCAAGCTGATGGAACCGGCACAGGTTCAGGCAGCATAG
- a CDS encoding glycosyltransferase family 4 protein, which yields MNEQLRVLVVSHAHPTVSLGGAEIASHNLHRGLNSLANVESVYLARVGHPVPRHAASALMSNRLADDELLFHTDDYDHFFLSNGDTQAISRDLLRFARDLRPHVVHFHHVLGIGLEALYALRDALPHAAILVTFHEYLSICHNHGQMVKKPSGQLCESASPTACHGCFPEIPISRFLKREVFARGMLGLADAYVSPSRFLAERYVDWGLEEEKLCVIENGIALEAAVPARELQGPKPRRNRFAYFGQITPFKGVDVLIDAVSRIPKEIWGEDSCLMIFGGNLERQPVEFQERMKKLIADAGQRVRFYGAYQNADMPRLMRSVDWVVLPSVWWENSPVVIQEALLHGRPMICSDIGGMAEKVRDGKDGLHFRAGSSQDLADRIVEVLSDTRSWDRLRATMRQPVDHMGCAREHVKLYRRLLRQRLDAAEAENPALLSHAL from the coding sequence ATGAACGAGCAGCTTCGCGTCCTCGTCGTGTCTCACGCGCATCCGACCGTTTCGCTCGGCGGGGCTGAGATCGCATCCCACAATCTGCATCGGGGCCTGAATTCACTGGCGAACGTGGAATCGGTCTACCTGGCGCGTGTCGGCCATCCGGTGCCGCGGCATGCCGCTTCCGCGCTGATGAGCAATCGCCTTGCCGATGACGAGTTGCTCTTCCACACGGACGACTACGACCACTTCTTCCTGTCCAACGGCGATACGCAGGCGATCAGCCGGGACCTTTTGCGTTTCGCGCGCGATCTCAGACCCCATGTCGTGCATTTCCATCATGTTCTCGGCATTGGTCTCGAAGCCCTTTACGCTCTGAGAGACGCACTTCCGCACGCGGCCATACTCGTCACGTTCCACGAATACCTGTCGATCTGCCACAATCACGGGCAGATGGTGAAAAAGCCTTCCGGCCAGCTATGCGAAAGCGCCTCGCCCACCGCCTGCCACGGCTGCTTTCCCGAGATCCCGATCTCGCGCTTCCTGAAGCGGGAGGTTTTTGCGCGCGGGATGCTTGGCCTCGCCGACGCTTACGTTTCCCCCAGCCGGTTTCTGGCGGAACGCTATGTCGACTGGGGCCTCGAGGAGGAGAAGCTCTGCGTCATCGAGAACGGGATCGCCTTGGAAGCAGCGGTGCCCGCGCGAGAATTGCAGGGTCCCAAGCCGCGCCGCAACCGTTTTGCCTATTTCGGTCAGATCACGCCGTTCAAGGGCGTCGACGTCCTGATCGACGCCGTTTCGCGCATACCGAAGGAGATATGGGGCGAAGACTCCTGCCTGATGATCTTCGGCGGCAACCTCGAGCGGCAACCGGTCGAGTTCCAGGAGCGGATGAAGAAGCTCATCGCAGACGCCGGCCAGCGCGTCCGCTTCTACGGCGCGTACCAGAATGCGGACATGCCGCGGCTAATGCGATCCGTCGACTGGGTGGTTCTGCCGTCGGTCTGGTGGGAGAATTCGCCCGTCGTCATCCAGGAGGCCCTGCTCCATGGCCGGCCGATGATCTGCTCCGACATCGGCGGAATGGCCGAGAAGGTGCGTGACGGGAAGGACGGCCTCCACTTCCGCGCCGGCAGCAGCCAGGATCTCGCGGACCGCATCGTCGAGGTATTGAGCGATACCAGAAGCTGGGATCGCCTGCGCGCGACCATGCGTCAGCCGGTCGACCACATGGGCTGCGCGCGTGAACACGTCAAACTCTATCGCAGGCTACTGCGGCAAAGGCTCGATGCTGCGGAGGCCGAGAACCCTGCGCTTCTCTCGCACGCACTTTAG
- a CDS encoding UTP--glucose-1-phosphate uridylyltransferase produces the protein MHTKVRKAIIPAAGFGTRMLPATKSVPKELLPIVDRPILDYIVAEAFASGIEHVVIVTGRMKGAIEDYFDHAFEIDVTLRNAGKHGLADRMSQHTPGTGSISFVRQQQARGLGHAVWTARHIIGDEPFAVLLPDMLMVDDEPCLKSMMDLHGRHGGNVIAVEKCAPEEAHKFGIVSLKPTGDGPVVTGLVEKPAPGTAQSNLFISGRYILQPEIFDLLENQSPGAGGEVQLTDAMIALLGKQEIRPFEFCGRTFDCGSPAGFVSANLHMAIARADLGASVKIEIESLAAERRAVA, from the coding sequence ATGCACACCAAAGTCCGCAAGGCCATCATCCCCGCCGCCGGTTTCGGAACGAGGATGCTGCCGGCAACAAAGAGCGTTCCCAAGGAACTGCTGCCGATCGTCGACAGGCCGATCCTCGACTACATCGTCGCTGAGGCCTTCGCCTCCGGGATCGAGCACGTCGTCATCGTCACCGGACGCATGAAGGGTGCGATCGAAGACTACTTCGACCACGCCTTCGAGATCGACGTCACCCTACGCAACGCCGGCAAACATGGCCTGGCGGACCGGATGTCGCAGCATACGCCGGGCACGGGAAGCATTTCCTTCGTCCGTCAGCAGCAGGCGCGCGGCCTGGGGCACGCGGTCTGGACGGCGCGCCATATCATCGGCGACGAACCCTTTGCCGTCCTCCTCCCGGACATGCTGATGGTCGACGATGAACCCTGCCTCAAGTCGATGATGGACCTCCATGGCCGTCATGGCGGCAACGTTATCGCGGTCGAAAAGTGCGCGCCCGAGGAGGCTCACAAATTTGGCATCGTGTCCCTGAAGCCGACAGGTGACGGACCTGTCGTGACAGGTCTCGTGGAGAAGCCGGCGCCGGGCACTGCGCAGAGCAACCTGTTCATCTCCGGACGCTACATCCTGCAGCCCGAGATCTTCGACCTCTTGGAGAACCAGTCTCCGGGCGCCGGTGGCGAAGTCCAGCTCACCGACGCGATGATCGCGCTCCTTGGCAAGCAGGAGATCAGGCCGTTCGAGTTCTGCGGTCGCACCTTCGATTGCGGTTCGCCTGCAGGCTTCGTGAGTGCCAACCTGCACATGGCGATTGCCCGCGCCGACCTCGGCGCCAGCGTCAAGATCGAGATCGAAAGCCTTGCCGCGGAGCGGCGCGCGGTCGCCTGA